The window CGGAGGGATAATGGCAAAAATGGACGCTTTTAGACCCTTATCGAATTTAGCCGTAAAACTTTCGCACAATGTAAGACAGCTTATGTTTTGGAACGGAATTATTTCACTTTTAGGAAACGCAGCCCTTGCGGACGAAATGGCTCAAATTGTTACGGTAGGTCCGATTATAAAGGACATTACAAATGAGAATATTGAAGGCGATGAAAAATCTATGTATTCTCTCCGTTTGCGCAATGCAACCTTTTCTTCGGCATTGGGAATCTTCGGTTCGCAATTGATTCCGTGGCACGTTTATTTAAGTTTTTTTGCAGGGATTGCAGGTACAGTGTATCCTCTTATGGAATTTAGTCAAACTCAAATTATTAAATATAATTTTATGGCACATATTGCGGTTATCACGATTCTTATATTTACCTTATTCGGAATGGACAAAATGTTCCCTAAATTCGGAATTGCTGCGGAGCCTAAAGTTAGGCTCAAAAAACAAATTAAGTAATGTTAAAAGAAGACTTAAAATGAAATTATAATATTCTTATTCCGATAAAGCCTGCCCGCCAGTCGCTTCGGGTTTAAAGCTCTTTTGCGCAGGCTTTATTTAATTTAAAAAGTTATCTTTTTGCGGGTCTGCCTACAAGTACGCCGGAACTTACGGCATATACATCGTCAACCGACATTTGGAAATCGACTTCGCGGTTATCCGCTTTGCCCCGCTCTTCCAAACGCGAGCGGTTAAAATCCAAAATATCTTTTGTAAACGGAAGGTTACCCGGCATTAAATAGCGGATAAATCCTTCATTATCCCGTGCGGGAATTACCTTTCCCGCATTGTATTGGGAAGGTGCAAAGGGAATATCTATTACGCCGGCTTCGAATGCCTTAATCGTTCCTGCAACTAAATCGCCTCCGCCTATTTCGTAAACCTTATTCATAATGCACTTTGTTTCGGCTTTAATCAATTCTATTTCATCGGAAAGAACCTTTGCATTCGGATAACGCTGTCCTTTTAAAAGGTTTAAAACCATTTTGGTAGCCTTAATACCGCCGGCATTTGCTTCTTTTGTGGGGATACCGAAGGCCTCATGCGGAGTTTTAACTATAACCTTTGTAGCTCCTGAAAGGGCTGCCGTCGTACTTCCTAAAGAAATAAGGCCGTAGGCCCGAGCTTCATCGGCAGGGAAGCCTCCCATCCACTGATGGAAAACCGTCGTAATACACATATCTTTATATCCGAAGGTTTTCATATATTCTTTTGTAAGTTCTCTAAGTGAAATTACCGCTGCAACGTCCTGCGTCATATTTCCGCACATACCGTATCCTACGGTTATGCTTTTTACCCCCTGTTCCGCTGCAAGAAGAGCTTCGATTACTCCTACGGCGATTGCGACCGAAGGCGGTACAAGAGTGCCCGTAAGCGGTCCGAAAGGTTCGCGGTTTAAATGAACTCCGTTTTCTTCATAAAAACCTACAAGTCTGTCCGCATATTGCCAGCACATAATACTGTGTTCTATGGATACGGCTTTTGCATAAGGAACATTATAACTTATTCCCCCGCCTTCATTTGAAGTGTATCCTCCTGCATGAATAATTTCGGATAAAAGCCTTGCGTCCGGAGTGCCGTGTCTTGCCTGTAACGGAAGATTGACCGCTTCCAAAACCTGTCTGCAAGCTTTTACTCCCCAGTTTACCGCAGGGAAACCGTTCATAAGGGAGCGTCCCGCTTTTTTTGAAGCTTCTATTCCCGCTTCTCCTTCTTCATAACGGTTTTGTCTGGTATAGGCATCAATGGTACTCGGTAAAAAATCCGCCCCGCCTTCGTCCTGTAAAAATTTTAAAAGATTGATGTGTTCATCTAACAGGGGAACCCCTGCTCTAGGTTGTGCTGTCGTAATTCCCGCCTTATCCGCTTCTTCAAGTTTTATTGCAAAGTTTTTTTCAGGCGGAATTTTTTTTAAATAATCAATAGATTCTTTTAAATCGACATCTTTACCGGTAGGCCATGTTTTGAGAATTTCTTCCCGCATTTCCATAAATTCCCCTTCAGGGATTTTTTTGTTTTTCCATCTCATACTCTTGCTCCTAAAGTATAATAAAACGGATTATAGCATAATTATTATGAATGGTATAGCGGTAGTAAATTATATATTTTTTTATGTATCTTTTTTATAAAATAAAATTTATCCGTGGTTTGTAAACCGG is drawn from Treponema pedis and contains these coding sequences:
- a CDS encoding methylaspartate mutase subunit E, producing MRWKNKKIPEGEFMEMREEILKTWPTGKDVDLKESIDYLKKIPPEKNFAIKLEEADKAGITTAQPRAGVPLLDEHINLLKFLQDEGGADFLPSTIDAYTRQNRYEEGEAGIEASKKAGRSLMNGFPAVNWGVKACRQVLEAVNLPLQARHGTPDARLLSEIIHAGGYTSNEGGGISYNVPYAKAVSIEHSIMCWQYADRLVGFYEENGVHLNREPFGPLTGTLVPPSVAIAVGVIEALLAAEQGVKSITVGYGMCGNMTQDVAAVISLRELTKEYMKTFGYKDMCITTVFHQWMGGFPADEARAYGLISLGSTTAALSGATKVIVKTPHEAFGIPTKEANAGGIKATKMVLNLLKGQRYPNAKVLSDEIELIKAETKCIMNKVYEIGGGDLVAGTIKAFEAGVIDIPFAPSQYNAGKVIPARDNEGFIRYLMPGNLPFTKDILDFNRSRLEERGKADNREVDFQMSVDDVYAVSSGVLVGRPAKR